Proteins co-encoded in one Podarcis muralis chromosome 12, rPodMur119.hap1.1, whole genome shotgun sequence genomic window:
- the LOC114607263 gene encoding tumor necrosis factor receptor superfamily member 16-like isoform X2: MQLVWARQRCENGRFTSAGDCCDLCPPGFGVATPCGSANTKCEPCQGSVTFSSVASATEPCQPCSVCPGHALLLDACTPAHDTVCTASCPRGHYHPAGNGSQGVGQCLPCQVCPEGYGAAMPCGPSSDAVCQRCPDGYYSESKSSLEACQPCRQACGKNEVMIQACTPLSDTLCMDKELQILKRSESEARKEFPKKTPLLDSESSLAPNASSSEFVPPLAEDNSKNIIPVYCSILAAVVVGLVAYVAFKSWTTCKQKKQLAKARAGELVTSPEGEKLHSDSGVFLDTHSLQDQHLPKKGHRIEPRLYTNLPPHKQEEVEQLLEAPAHSKDWRCLANYLGYEEETIDAFGRGEAPAHTLLSDWSAKEGATLESLYTALAAIERADVAENLSAPAEVSSVV; the protein is encoded by the exons GTTTGGGCCCGCCAGCGGTGCGAAAACGGGCGCTTCACCTCCGCCGGAGATTGCTGCGACCTTTGCCCCCCGGGTTTCGGGGTGGCCACTCCTTGCGGGAGCGCCAACACCAAGTGCGAGCCATGTCAAGGAA GTGTGACGTTCTCCTCCGTCGCCAGCGCCACGGAGCCTTGCCAGCCTTGCTCCGTATGTCCGGGCCATGCACTCCTACTGGATGCCTGCACCCCTGCCCACGACACAGTCTGCACTGCCAGCTGCCCGCGGGGGCATTACCACCCTGCTGGAAATGGGAGCCAGGGCGTCGGGCAGTGCCTCCCTTGCCAAGTTTGCCCCGAAGGCTACGGAGCCGCGATGCCCTGTGGCCCCAGCAGTGATGCCGTGTGCCAGAGGTGCCCGGACGGCTATTACTCGGAGTCGAAGAGCTCGCTGGAAGCCTGCCAGCCCTGCCGGCAAGCGTGCGGCAAAAACGAGGTCATGATCCAGGCCTGCACCCCTCTCTCCGACACGCTGTGCATGG ATAAAGAGCTTCAGATCCTGAAACGCAGCGAGAGCGAGGCCCGGAAGGAGTTCCCGAAAAAGACACCGCTTCTGGATTCAGAAAGCAGCCTTGCTCCCAATGCGTCCTCTTCAGAGTTCGTGCCGCCATTGGCCGAGGACAACAGCAAGAACATCATCCCCGTCTACTGCTCCATCCTGGCGGCCGTGGTGGTGGGACTCGTTGCCTACGTGGCTTTCAAATC CTGGACCACATGCAAGCAGAAGAAGCAGCTGGCCAAGGCCCGAGCGGGCGAACTGGTGACGTCCCCAGAGGGCGAGAAGCTTCACAGCGACAGCGGGGTCTTCCTCGACACCCACAGCCTGCAGGATCAGCACCTTCCCAAGAAGG GGCACAGGATTGAACCCCGCCTGTACACGAACCTGCCGCCCCACAagcaggaagaggtggagcagcttcTGGAAGCCCCCGCCCACAGCAAAGACTGGCGTTGCCTGGCCAACTACCTGGGCTACGAGGAAGAGACCATCGACGCCTTCGGCCGGGGGGAGGCCCCCGCCCACACCCTGCTCTCCGATTGGTCGGCCAAGGAAGGGGCCACGCTGGAGTCCCTCTACACGGCCCTGGCGGCTATTGAGAGGGCGGACG